A single region of the Globicephala melas chromosome 12, mGloMel1.2, whole genome shotgun sequence genome encodes:
- the ID2 gene encoding DNA-binding protein inhibitor ID-2: protein MKAFSPVRSVRKNSLSDHSLGISRSKTPVDDPMSLLYNMNDCYSKLKELVPSIPQNKKVSKMEILQHVIDYILDLQIALDSHPTIVSLHHQRPGQSQASRTPLTTLNTDISILSFQASEFPSELMSNDSKALCG, encoded by the exons ATGAAAGCCTTCAGTCCAGTGAGGTCCGTTAGGAAAAACAGCCTTTCGGACCACAGCCTGGGCATCTCCCGGAGCAAAACCCCGGTGGACGACCCGATGAGCCTGCTGTATAACATGAACGACTGCTACTCCAAGCTCAAGGAGCTGGTGCCCAGCATCCCCCAGAACAAGAAGGTGAGCAAGATGGAAATCCTGCAGCACGTCATCGACTACATCTTGGACCTGCAGATCGCCCTGGACTCGCACCCCACTATTGTCAGCCTGCACCACCAGCGGCCCGGGCAGAGCCAGGCGTCCAGGACGCCGCTGACCACCCTAAACACGGACATCAGCATCCTGTCCTTTCAG GCTTCTGAATTCCCTTCTGAGTTAATGTCAAATGACAGCAAAGCGCTCTGTGGCTGA